Proteins co-encoded in one Arthrobacter globiformis genomic window:
- a CDS encoding L-idonate 5-dehydrogenase, which produces MTHTREAGLPVSGPAVVAHAKGDLRIEEVPLKAPAPDEAVVEVLYGGICGSDLHYWLHGAAGESILRAPLVLGHEISGRVVRAAGDGTGPVAGTPVAVHPATPGPGEGPDAPRYPAERPNLSPRCTYLGSAARYPHTDGAFSRYVNLPVRMLRTLPDSLDLRTAALIEPASVAWHAVSRAGDVAGKTALVIGSGPIGALAVAVLKRAGAARIVAVDMHARPLEIAAAVGADEVLHATDAEAIAAVQADVVIESSGNHHGLASAIQGAARGGTVVMVGLLPTGPQPVLISLAITRELDLKGSFRFNDEIDEVIAALADGTLTIGPVITHDYPVTDALNAFDIARNSAQSGKVLLNFGGTGN; this is translated from the coding sequence ATGACACACACAAGGGAGGCTGGTTTGCCGGTGTCGGGGCCGGCGGTCGTGGCGCACGCGAAGGGGGACTTGCGGATCGAGGAGGTCCCGCTGAAGGCGCCGGCGCCGGATGAGGCGGTGGTCGAGGTGCTGTATGGGGGGATTTGCGGGTCGGACCTGCATTACTGGCTGCACGGTGCGGCGGGCGAGTCGATCCTGAGGGCGCCGTTGGTGCTGGGGCACGAGATTTCCGGGCGGGTGGTCCGGGCGGCGGGGGACGGGACCGGCCCGGTGGCGGGGACGCCGGTGGCGGTGCATCCGGCCACCCCGGGACCGGGTGAGGGGCCTGATGCGCCGCGGTATCCGGCGGAGCGGCCGAACCTGTCCCCGCGCTGCACGTACCTGGGTTCCGCGGCGAGGTATCCGCACACGGACGGGGCGTTCAGCCGGTACGTGAACCTGCCGGTCCGGATGCTCCGGACCTTGCCGGACAGCCTGGACCTGCGGACGGCGGCGCTGATCGAACCGGCGTCGGTGGCCTGGCATGCGGTGTCCCGGGCCGGTGACGTGGCCGGTAAAACCGCCCTGGTGATCGGGTCCGGGCCGATCGGGGCGTTGGCGGTCGCGGTCCTCAAACGCGCCGGCGCGGCCCGGATCGTCGCGGTGGACATGCACGCCAGGCCGTTGGAGATCGCCGCGGCGGTGGGCGCGGACGAGGTCCTGCACGCCACCGACGCGGAGGCGATCGCCGCGGTCCAGGCCGACGTCGTGATCGAGTCCTCCGGGAACCACCACGGCCTGGCCTCCGCGATCCAGGGCGCGGCCCGGGGCGGGACCGTGGTCATGGTCGGGCTGCTGCCCACCGGCCCGCAGCCGGTCCTGATCTCGCTGGCCATCACCCGGGAACTGGACCTCAAAGGCTCGTTCCGGTTCAACGACGAAATCGACGAGGTCATCGCCGCCCTGGCCGACGGCACCCTGACCATCGGCCCGGTCATCACCCACGACTACCCCGTCACCGACGCCCTCAACGCGTTCGACATCGCCCGCAACTCCGCCCAATCCGGCAAAGTCCTCCTCAACTTCGGAGGAACAGGAAATTAG
- a CDS encoding NAD-dependent protein deacetylase has translation MDQRRTGIGLTGFASLPPAPPAESAASDLDVLGGIRDVLAGLPLALLTGAGLSTDSGIPDYRGPDSPPRSPMTYQEFLGDAANRQRYWARNHIGWSHLRRANPNAGHAAVAVLEQRGLLTGLITQNVDRLHEDAGSVNVVDLHGRFDQVICLECRRTYSRQLLARVLEELNPDFLDHAMNSGLVEMAPDADATVEDLRLIRSFVVARCPACGGVLKPDFVYFGENVPKERVQRAYAMVDDAEALLVAGSSLSVMSGLRFVRHAAKQGKPVVIINRGQTRGDDLATIKLEAGVSESLAWLAEELPPLAAARPD, from the coding sequence ATGGATCAGCGGCGGACCGGCATCGGCCTGACAGGGTTCGCCAGTCTGCCTCCCGCCCCGCCCGCCGAGTCAGCAGCCAGCGACCTCGACGTGCTGGGCGGGATCCGGGACGTGCTCGCCGGGCTGCCCCTGGCGCTACTGACCGGGGCCGGCCTGAGCACGGACTCGGGCATTCCGGACTACCGCGGGCCGGATTCGCCTCCACGCTCACCCATGACCTATCAGGAGTTTCTCGGCGATGCTGCCAACCGTCAGCGATACTGGGCGCGTAACCACATTGGCTGGTCCCACTTAAGGCGGGCCAATCCCAACGCCGGCCATGCCGCCGTCGCCGTCCTCGAGCAGCGCGGGCTCCTGACCGGACTGATCACCCAAAACGTGGACCGCCTCCATGAGGACGCCGGCAGTGTTAATGTGGTGGACCTTCACGGACGCTTCGACCAGGTAATTTGCCTCGAGTGCCGGCGCACGTACTCGCGGCAGCTGCTCGCGAGGGTTCTGGAAGAGCTGAATCCGGACTTTCTGGACCATGCCATGAACTCCGGCCTTGTCGAGATGGCCCCTGATGCCGACGCCACTGTGGAGGACCTGCGACTGATCCGCAGTTTTGTGGTCGCCCGTTGCCCCGCGTGCGGCGGTGTCCTGAAGCCGGACTTTGTGTACTTCGGCGAAAACGTCCCCAAGGAGCGGGTGCAGCGCGCGTACGCAATGGTGGATGACGCCGAAGCCCTGCTTGTTGCCGGTTCCTCGCTTAGCGTCATGAGTGGGCTGCGGTTTGTCCGCCATGCGGCCAAGCAAGGCAAACCGGTTGTCATCATCAACCGTGGCCAGACGCGCGGCGACGACCTCGCCACGATCAAGCTGGAAGCCGGAGTAAGCGAGTCCCTCGCCTGGCTGGCAGAAGAATTGCCCCCGCTCGCCGCGGCCCGACCCGATTAG
- a CDS encoding SDR family oxidoreductase: MTSLFDLTGRVALVTGSSRGIGNALARALADAGATVVLNGVDAERLKAAEAVMAAGYAPGRVHGVAFDVTDDAAAAAGVAWVEEHVGPLEVLVNNAGIQHRVPMLELDVKDWERVISTDLTSAFLVGREAARYMIPRGHGKIINICSVQTDLARPTIAPYVAAKGGLRNLTRAMTAEWAGSGLQINGIAPGYINTEMTQNLVDDEQFNAWILGRTPAARWGTVQDLAGPAVWLASAGSDFVNGQTIFIDGGMTVVV; encoded by the coding sequence ATGACTTCACTTTTTGATTTGACCGGGCGGGTTGCGTTGGTGACTGGTTCGAGCCGGGGGATTGGTAATGCGTTGGCGCGGGCGTTGGCTGATGCGGGTGCGACGGTGGTGCTGAACGGTGTGGATGCTGAGCGGTTGAAGGCTGCGGAGGCGGTGATGGCGGCTGGGTACGCGCCGGGACGGGTGCACGGTGTGGCGTTTGATGTCACGGACGACGCGGCGGCCGCGGCCGGTGTGGCCTGGGTCGAGGAGCATGTGGGCCCGTTGGAGGTCCTGGTTAATAATGCCGGGATCCAGCACCGGGTGCCGATGCTGGAGTTGGATGTGAAGGATTGGGAGCGGGTGATTTCCACGGATCTGACCAGCGCGTTCCTGGTGGGCCGGGAGGCGGCCCGTTACATGATTCCGCGCGGTCACGGGAAGATCATTAACATCTGTTCGGTGCAGACGGACCTGGCCCGCCCCACGATCGCGCCGTATGTCGCGGCGAAGGGCGGGCTGCGGAACCTGACCCGGGCGATGACGGCTGAGTGGGCGGGGTCGGGGTTGCAGATCAACGGGATCGCGCCGGGATATATCAATACCGAGATGACGCAGAACCTGGTCGATGATGAGCAGTTTAATGCCTGGATCCTGGGCCGGACCCCGGCGGCGCGGTGGGGCACGGTGCAGGACCTGGCCGGTCCGGCGGTGTGGCTGGCCTCCGCCGGGTCTGATTTCGTGAACGGGCAGACGATCTTTATCGACGGCGGAATGACGGTGGTGGTCTGA
- a CDS encoding FadR/GntR family transcriptional regulator — MSTSLHHRAVEHLGTRIVDGSLPPGHVMLAEQLEEELQVSRSVIREAVRVLQSLGLVETTKRVGIKVLPAHRWNPFDPLVIRWRLAGEGRGAQLRSLAELRSAVEPVAAELAAVNAPQELRQELLDVALAMRDAGKAGDVPRFLELDIQFHSLLLSGSGNEMFANLVGQVAETLTGRTVHGLMPDRPRDLTLQWHLDVAEAIFGGHASEAREASSRIMRRTIAEMEPVWVEQPRVFVPLQPRQHSA, encoded by the coding sequence ATGTCAACCAGCCTCCATCACCGTGCCGTCGAGCACCTGGGTACCAGAATCGTCGACGGCAGCCTCCCGCCAGGACACGTGATGCTGGCTGAGCAGCTGGAGGAAGAACTGCAGGTATCCCGGTCCGTGATTCGGGAAGCCGTCCGCGTGCTGCAGTCCCTGGGCTTGGTGGAGACCACTAAGCGCGTGGGCATCAAGGTCCTGCCGGCGCACCGCTGGAACCCGTTCGATCCGCTCGTGATCCGGTGGCGCCTGGCCGGGGAAGGGCGCGGCGCCCAGCTGCGTTCCCTCGCTGAGCTGCGTTCCGCCGTCGAGCCCGTGGCTGCCGAACTCGCGGCGGTCAACGCACCGCAGGAACTCCGGCAGGAGCTGCTCGACGTGGCCCTGGCCATGCGCGACGCCGGCAAGGCCGGCGACGTCCCCCGCTTCCTGGAGCTGGACATCCAGTTCCACTCCCTCCTGCTCAGTGGCTCCGGCAACGAGATGTTCGCCAACCTCGTGGGCCAGGTGGCTGAGACCCTGACCGGCCGTACCGTGCACGGGCTGATGCCCGACCGCCCACGGGATCTCACGCTGCAGTGGCACCTGGACGTGGCAGAAGCCATCTTCGGAGGCCATGCATCAGAGGCCCGCGAGGCGTCGAGCAGGATCATGCGCCGCACCATCGCGGAAATGGAACCGGTGTGGGTGGAGCAGCCGAGGGTGTTCGTTCCGCTGCAGCCGCGCCAGCACTCGGCCTAA
- a CDS encoding D-2-hydroxyacid dehydrogenase, protein MMNSMTTETTVAIAVPLEAEFVERIRAVDPSVTVLYEPDLLPPERFPADHAGDPAFKRTPEQEERYWEMLGKADVLYGFPNESPAGLARIAKDNPRLQWIHAMAAGAGGAVKASGLDAGTLNKFKVTTSAGVHALPLAEFAALGILNGFKRTAELAQDQAAKVWPELRIPTKLVNGSSLVVTGLGEIGLETARIARALGMKVSGTKRSVEPIDGIEEVADNNGLAGLLASADAVVNTLPGTPYTEKLFNREVFAAMKPGTVFVNVGRGTVVDEDALLEALENGQVAYACLDVFAVEPLPQNSPLWSHPRVMVSPHTSALSAAENRLIAERFCSNLRTFLDGGELPHLVDTVHFY, encoded by the coding sequence ATGATGAACAGCATGACGACTGAAACCACCGTCGCGATCGCCGTCCCGCTCGAAGCCGAGTTCGTGGAACGCATCCGCGCCGTAGATCCCTCCGTGACCGTTCTTTACGAGCCCGACCTGTTGCCGCCCGAACGGTTCCCAGCAGACCACGCCGGCGACCCCGCCTTCAAACGCACCCCTGAGCAGGAGGAGCGCTACTGGGAGATGCTGGGCAAGGCCGACGTGCTTTACGGCTTTCCGAACGAAAGCCCCGCGGGCCTGGCGCGGATCGCGAAGGATAATCCCCGCCTGCAGTGGATCCACGCCATGGCGGCGGGCGCCGGTGGTGCAGTCAAGGCCTCAGGGCTCGATGCCGGGACCCTGAACAAGTTCAAGGTGACCACGTCCGCAGGGGTGCACGCCCTGCCCCTCGCGGAGTTTGCGGCACTGGGCATCCTCAACGGTTTCAAGCGGACCGCTGAGCTTGCCCAGGACCAGGCCGCCAAGGTGTGGCCGGAGCTGCGGATACCCACCAAGCTGGTCAATGGCTCATCGCTGGTGGTCACGGGGCTCGGGGAGATCGGGCTGGAAACCGCCCGCATCGCCCGCGCACTCGGCATGAAGGTCAGCGGCACAAAGCGTTCCGTGGAGCCGATCGACGGCATCGAGGAAGTGGCGGACAACAACGGACTCGCCGGTCTGCTCGCCTCGGCCGACGCCGTGGTGAACACCCTCCCGGGCACGCCGTACACGGAGAAGCTTTTCAACCGCGAGGTCTTCGCCGCCATGAAACCCGGCACGGTGTTCGTGAATGTGGGCCGCGGAACCGTGGTGGACGAAGACGCGCTGCTCGAGGCCCTGGAAAACGGACAGGTGGCCTACGCCTGCCTTGACGTTTTCGCCGTCGAGCCGCTGCCCCAGAACAGCCCGCTCTGGAGCCACCCGCGCGTCATGGTGTCTCCGCACACCTCGGCCCTGAGCGCGGCGGAGAACCGCCTGATCGCAGAGCGCTTCTGCAGCAACCTCAGGACGTTCCTGGACGGCGGCGAACTCCCCCACCTCGTGGATACGGTCCACTTCTACTAA
- a CDS encoding NAD(P)-dependent oxidoreductase encodes MSVQRTGFVGLGLMGAPMAANLVRKGWAVTACNRSSAALEDLRRLGGSSAETVELLRDEPVIVFMLPDLAYIEDAASGLLASWRTSPPAAGTAVVVMSSVSPTGVKDFGRRVQAASSGNAVVLDAPVSGGTKGAIEGTLAIMAGADHDADFRRLLPLFEAMGTTVRLLGPLGAGSLAKACNQLVVGTTTAALAEAAELAERSGVDVAALYEVLSGGLAGSRVLDQVGPRIARKDYTPTGPAKFMHKDLSFVVESADAAGAAVPMARAGVELYAELKRQGLGDQDLAVVRQTISNLSRAGAVSATEGTSS; translated from the coding sequence ATGAGTGTACAGAGAACAGGCTTCGTGGGCCTGGGCCTGATGGGGGCGCCGATGGCGGCGAATCTGGTCCGGAAGGGGTGGGCGGTAACGGCGTGCAACAGGTCCTCTGCCGCGCTGGAGGATTTACGCCGGCTCGGCGGATCCTCTGCAGAAACCGTGGAGCTACTCCGGGACGAGCCGGTGATCGTCTTCATGCTGCCGGACCTTGCCTACATTGAGGACGCGGCGTCCGGGCTGCTCGCGAGCTGGCGGACATCACCGCCGGCGGCCGGCACCGCGGTGGTGGTTATGAGCAGCGTTTCCCCCACCGGGGTCAAGGATTTCGGGCGTAGGGTCCAGGCGGCCAGTTCAGGCAATGCCGTGGTGCTGGATGCACCGGTCAGCGGCGGGACGAAGGGTGCCATCGAGGGGACCCTGGCCATCATGGCGGGGGCTGACCACGACGCCGACTTCCGCCGGCTGCTTCCGCTCTTCGAGGCCATGGGCACCACAGTGAGGCTCTTGGGACCGCTCGGTGCCGGGTCGCTGGCAAAGGCGTGCAATCAGCTGGTGGTCGGAACAACGACGGCGGCGCTCGCCGAAGCGGCCGAGCTCGCCGAACGGTCGGGCGTCGATGTCGCCGCCCTCTATGAGGTCCTGTCCGGCGGCCTCGCCGGCAGCCGCGTCCTGGACCAGGTGGGCCCGCGGATTGCCCGGAAGGACTACACGCCTACCGGCCCGGCAAAATTCATGCACAAGGACCTGTCCTTCGTCGTGGAGTCCGCCGACGCCGCCGGGGCCGCCGTTCCGATGGCGCGGGCCGGCGTCGAACTTTATGCCGAACTGAAGCGCCAGGGCCTGGGGGACCAGGACCTGGCCGTTGTCCGGCAAACCATTTCAAACCTCAGCAGGGCGGGCGCCGTGAGCGCCACAGAAGGGACCTCTTCATGA
- a CDS encoding IclR family transcriptional regulator, whose translation MADSRTPKANDGLGSASPAPAVTRAAAVLESLAASATGRLTLSDLARDLGIPKSSTSNLLLALEEARLISRQGAEYTLGRKLVELGAAYLSRLDEVQEFYRFCEQAPTLSGETVRIAMLDGTNVIYLARYEGHPAVRLTSNIGDKMPVSLCAVGKALIARLHDHDIDAMFADDAELPVLTPKSLRTGAELKAQLEQIRKQGYAFEDEESTTGVVCLAVTVPTRGAHGPSLGLSVTALKATYSQEQGAQMVKELKELARSLGNPMG comes from the coding sequence ATGGCCGATTCCCGTACCCCCAAAGCCAATGACGGACTGGGCAGCGCCTCCCCGGCGCCGGCTGTTACGCGAGCTGCCGCCGTACTGGAGTCGCTTGCTGCATCCGCCACTGGCCGGCTTACCCTTAGTGACCTCGCCCGGGACCTTGGAATCCCCAAATCGTCAACTTCCAACCTTCTGCTGGCCCTCGAGGAGGCCAGGCTCATCAGTAGGCAGGGCGCCGAATACACGCTGGGGCGGAAGCTGGTTGAATTGGGAGCCGCCTACTTGAGCCGGCTCGACGAAGTCCAGGAGTTCTACCGTTTTTGTGAGCAGGCGCCCACGCTGTCAGGTGAAACGGTGCGCATTGCCATGCTGGATGGCACCAACGTTATCTATCTGGCGCGCTACGAGGGCCACCCGGCGGTCCGCCTGACCTCCAACATAGGCGACAAGATGCCGGTGTCACTCTGCGCCGTAGGCAAGGCCTTGATCGCCAGGCTTCATGACCACGACATCGACGCGATGTTCGCTGACGATGCGGAGCTTCCCGTGCTGACGCCCAAATCACTGCGAACGGGAGCGGAACTAAAGGCCCAGTTGGAGCAGATCCGCAAGCAGGGATACGCGTTTGAAGATGAGGAATCCACCACGGGTGTGGTGTGTCTCGCCGTGACTGTACCAACCCGCGGAGCGCATGGCCCCAGTCTCGGCCTGTCCGTCACCGCACTGAAGGCAACGTACTCGCAGGAGCAGGGCGCGCAGATGGTCAAAGAGCTGAAAGAGCTGGCCAGATCCCTCGGCAACCCCATGGGCTAG
- a CDS encoding MFS transporter, with product MTTRTDSPLADADGAVVEPEQLRRATLASSVGSALEYYDFYIYGLASALIFGPLFFKPLGDEGALIASFATYGVGFAARPFGGIVFGYIGDRFGRKMVLILTIGLMGAASFAIGLLPTFEQAGMLGAVLLVILRIVQGLGAGAEQAGATTLISEVAPPRRRGFFASLPFVGIQLGTLLGAGTFALIATANKAVLEGWLWRVPFLASVILIAIAVFIRLRLKETPVFQELEKHKNVVKNPVGQLWKHSKKNVLVGIGLRMGENGNSSIYSALLVAFLAAPAGVFPGDKFIGPVGLLIAAGFAAVMVVTFGAMSDRFGRVPVYRYGALFQAVIAFPAFYLVSLGNVTLVWVVMVVGIALGVQSMLGPQCPLLPELFGSQYRFTGVAMARELSAVLAGGLVPLVGAALLAATGYSWLVLALYSLVLALISFVSTFFTPETRGRDLVAIEDAH from the coding sequence GTGACAACTCGTACTGATTCACCGCTGGCTGATGCGGACGGCGCCGTCGTCGAACCGGAACAGCTGCGAAGGGCAACACTTGCCAGCTCCGTAGGCTCCGCTCTGGAGTATTACGACTTCTACATCTACGGCCTGGCTTCGGCCCTCATCTTCGGGCCGCTGTTCTTCAAGCCGCTCGGCGATGAGGGTGCGCTGATCGCATCATTCGCCACATACGGCGTGGGCTTCGCTGCCCGCCCCTTCGGCGGCATCGTCTTCGGGTACATCGGAGACCGGTTCGGCCGGAAAATGGTGCTGATCCTGACCATCGGCCTGATGGGCGCCGCAAGCTTCGCCATCGGCCTGCTGCCGACATTCGAGCAGGCAGGAATGCTCGGTGCGGTACTCCTGGTCATCCTCCGGATCGTCCAGGGCCTCGGTGCCGGCGCGGAGCAGGCCGGCGCAACGACGCTGATCTCCGAAGTGGCCCCGCCCCGCCGTCGTGGTTTCTTTGCCTCACTTCCGTTTGTGGGGATCCAACTGGGCACCCTTCTGGGCGCCGGCACCTTCGCCCTCATCGCCACCGCCAACAAGGCCGTGCTCGAAGGCTGGCTCTGGCGTGTGCCGTTCCTGGCCAGCGTGATCCTCATTGCGATTGCGGTGTTCATCCGGCTGCGGCTCAAGGAAACCCCGGTGTTCCAGGAGCTGGAGAAGCACAAGAACGTCGTCAAGAACCCGGTGGGCCAGCTCTGGAAGCACTCCAAGAAGAACGTTCTCGTGGGCATCGGCCTGCGCATGGGTGAGAACGGAAACTCCTCCATCTATTCGGCGCTGCTGGTGGCGTTCCTGGCGGCCCCGGCCGGCGTTTTCCCGGGCGACAAGTTCATCGGTCCGGTGGGTCTCCTGATCGCCGCCGGTTTTGCCGCCGTCATGGTGGTCACCTTCGGTGCGATGTCCGACCGCTTTGGCCGCGTGCCGGTCTACCGTTACGGCGCCCTGTTCCAGGCTGTCATCGCCTTCCCGGCCTTTTACCTCGTGAGCCTGGGCAATGTGACCCTGGTGTGGGTCGTCATGGTGGTTGGCATCGCGCTCGGCGTGCAGTCCATGCTGGGACCGCAGTGCCCGCTGCTGCCTGAACTGTTTGGATCGCAGTACCGGTTCACGGGTGTCGCCATGGCGCGCGAACTCTCCGCCGTGCTGGCTGGCGGGCTGGTTCCGCTGGTGGGAGCGGCACTGCTCGCTGCCACCGGCTACTCCTGGCTGGTCCTGGCGCTCTACTCGCTGGTCCTTGCGCTGATCTCCTTCGTGAGCACCTTCTTCACGCCGGAAACCAGGGGCCGCGACCTGGTTGCAATCGAGGATGCCCACTAG